Proteins encoded by one window of Brevibacterium atlanticum:
- a CDS encoding ECF transporter S component — MPRTTTSDRTTAAAPVHTLAPKTKSWRVVDYVTTAVLGIAVGLVFWVLALSWKVLELAFQAFPPSIGLIAGLWVLAGPLAGAIIRKPGAALLCELIAAIVEAVLGSHFGATVLLSGFLQGLGAELVFAAFGYRRFTLWVTSLSGVLAAAFMAVSENIMYNAEWQFGFQAAYAVCAIISGLVISGIGAWFAYRTIAKTGALSSFASGRLR; from the coding sequence ATGCCGAGAACCACCACGTCCGATCGCACAACGGCTGCCGCACCCGTCCACACTTTGGCGCCGAAGACGAAGTCATGGCGGGTCGTCGACTATGTCACCACCGCCGTGCTCGGCATCGCCGTCGGGCTGGTGTTCTGGGTGCTGGCGCTGAGCTGGAAGGTCCTCGAACTCGCGTTCCAGGCGTTCCCGCCCTCGATCGGCCTCATCGCGGGACTGTGGGTCCTCGCCGGTCCTCTGGCCGGCGCGATCATCCGCAAGCCCGGTGCGGCCCTGCTGTGTGAACTCATCGCGGCCATCGTCGAGGCTGTCCTCGGATCCCACTTCGGGGCCACCGTGCTGCTGTCGGGATTCCTGCAGGGCCTCGGTGCCGAACTCGTCTTCGCCGCCTTCGGCTACCGGCGGTTCACTCTCTGGGTCACTTCGCTGTCCGGGGTGTTGGCTGCGGCGTTCATGGCCGTGAGCGAGAACATCATGTACAACGCCGAATGGCAGTTCGGCTTCCAGGCGGCGTACGCGGTGTGCGCGATCATCTCCGGTCTCGTCATCTCCGGCATCGGCGCCTGGTTCGCCTACCGCACGATTGCGAAGACCGGGGCGCTGAGCTCGTTCGCCTCCGGCCGTCTGCGCTGA
- a CDS encoding energy-coupling factor transporter transmembrane component T family protein, protein MSDRSATAEAAAPVQDPGQLIPMVRSTALVRCNPLTKIVVPLVLMVGALLSIDLVSAGVVLAFTLLSLPASGLDLGAALRRLWFLPAGALLAAWGTAILAEKTGAVVVDFGPILMTTGSLGAASAIFVRALALATPLIVLASTIDPRDLADALIQHVRLPEVVVISVLAAGRLLGLLVSEWQVLSMARRARGVAGGSLARRMGSLFGGVFVLLVVSIRRATTLAMAMEGRAFGRPGRTWRRRSTFGARDLVVVVSAVGVCVLAIVAAHALGTWNPIVGGD, encoded by the coding sequence TTGAGTGACCGAAGTGCCACCGCCGAGGCGGCCGCACCCGTCCAGGATCCCGGCCAGCTCATTCCCATGGTCAGGTCGACGGCGTTGGTGCGGTGCAATCCGCTGACGAAGATCGTCGTGCCCCTCGTGCTCATGGTCGGGGCGCTGCTGAGCATCGATCTCGTGTCCGCCGGCGTCGTCCTCGCGTTCACCCTGCTCAGCCTTCCTGCCTCGGGTCTCGACCTTGGGGCCGCGCTTCGGCGGCTGTGGTTCCTGCCGGCCGGTGCCCTGCTCGCGGCGTGGGGCACGGCGATCCTGGCGGAGAAGACCGGTGCCGTGGTCGTCGACTTCGGCCCGATCCTCATGACAACCGGGTCCTTGGGGGCAGCCTCAGCGATCTTCGTCCGTGCTCTGGCCCTGGCGACTCCGCTCATCGTGCTCGCCTCGACGATCGACCCGCGCGACCTCGCCGATGCACTCATCCAGCACGTGCGCTTGCCCGAGGTCGTCGTCATCTCCGTATTGGCCGCGGGCAGGCTGCTCGGGCTGCTCGTCAGCGAGTGGCAGGTGCTGTCGATGGCCCGGCGGGCTCGCGGCGTCGCCGGAGGATCGCTGGCACGGCGCATGGGAAGCCTGTTCGGCGGTGTCTTCGTTCTCCTCGTCGTCTCCATCAGGCGGGCGACGACGCTGGCGATGGCGATGGAGGGCCGAGCGTTCGGACGACCAGGTCGGACGTGGCGCAGGCGCTCGACGTTCGGCGCCCGCGATCTCGTGGTCGTGGTGTCGGCGGTGGGCGTGTGCGTGCTCGCGATCGTCGCCGCTCATGCCCTCGGTACGTGGAATCCGATCGTCGGCGGTGACTGA
- a CDS encoding DUF1016 N-terminal domain-containing protein: MDTDLVLPAGYKDALQTIKKQVQTSRRDAQRNVNTELVGLYWNIGRTVLDQQKKYAWGSRVVDRLATDLRSAFPDMKGLSRSNLFYMRSFARAWPLWTAEVPQAVGLLPWRTV, encoded by the coding sequence ATGGATACCGATCTCGTTCTCCCCGCCGGATATAAGGACGCGCTGCAGACAATCAAGAAACAGGTGCAGACTTCCAGGCGCGACGCTCAGCGAAACGTGAACACAGAGCTTGTCGGTCTCTACTGGAATATTGGGCGTACGGTCTTGGACCAACAGAAGAAGTATGCCTGGGGAAGCCGGGTGGTAGATCGCCTTGCAACTGACCTGCGTTCCGCGTTTCCTGATATGAAAGGACTCTCGCGCAGCAATCTGTTCTACATGCGGTCTTTCGCCCGCGCATGGCCGTTGTGGACTGCAGAAGTCCCACAGGCTGTGGGACTTCTGCCATGGCGCACAGTCTGA
- a CDS encoding NADPH:quinone reductase, which yields MKAVAHTRFGDSSVLQVVDLPMPTPGAGEIRVKVVVSGVNPTDWKGRAGGRSVTSESGQARVPNQDGSGVVDSIGPEVSGFSVGDRVWVHLAAHDRPTGTAQEYTVVPQERVVHLPDVASFDIGAALGVPAMTAHRALTVCELGPGRLGPGALQGQTILVAGGAGAVGHAAIQLARWAGAEVITTVSSAQKATLAAAAGAHHVINYREGDTAAAIRKVAPDGVDQIVEVAPGDNAELDSAVLANRGSIAVYATEGEPLSLDIWRHLTVNARYQFILLYTVGQAALTAAAEDIVNALNDGALPVGEQAGLPLTRFSLKQTPAAHDAVQSGTTGKVLIDVSPHELAAE from the coding sequence ATGAAAGCAGTTGCACACACACGGTTCGGCGACTCATCGGTTCTCCAAGTCGTTGACCTCCCGATGCCCACCCCGGGAGCCGGAGAGATCCGCGTCAAGGTCGTCGTCTCCGGAGTCAACCCGACGGATTGGAAAGGACGCGCAGGAGGTCGTTCCGTGACTTCAGAATCAGGACAAGCCCGAGTGCCCAACCAGGACGGTTCCGGAGTCGTTGATTCGATCGGACCTGAGGTCAGTGGTTTCTCCGTCGGCGACCGCGTGTGGGTCCACCTCGCCGCCCACGACCGCCCGACCGGGACCGCGCAGGAATACACGGTGGTGCCGCAGGAGAGGGTTGTCCACCTTCCTGACGTTGCGAGTTTCGACATCGGTGCCGCTCTCGGAGTACCAGCGATGACTGCCCATAGGGCATTGACTGTCTGCGAACTGGGCCCGGGACGTCTTGGCCCAGGAGCCCTTCAGGGACAGACCATCCTGGTTGCCGGCGGGGCCGGTGCAGTCGGACACGCCGCTATCCAGCTGGCTCGCTGGGCAGGAGCCGAAGTGATCACCACGGTCAGCTCCGCACAGAAGGCCACACTCGCCGCGGCAGCAGGCGCCCACCACGTCATCAACTACCGTGAGGGCGATACCGCTGCCGCGATCCGGAAGGTCGCCCCCGATGGAGTAGACCAGATTGTCGAGGTCGCCCCCGGTGACAACGCCGAGCTCGACTCGGCAGTGCTGGCCAATCGTGGTTCCATCGCGGTCTATGCCACCGAAGGCGAGCCATTGAGCCTCGACATCTGGCGACATCTCACGGTAAATGCGCGGTATCAGTTCATCCTTCTGTACACCGTCGGCCAAGCAGCTCTGACGGCCGCTGCCGAAGATATCGTCAACGCGCTCAACGACGGCGCTCTGCCTGTAGGCGAACAAGCAGGGCTCCCTCTGACACGATTCAGTTTGAAACAGACTCCGGCCGCTCACGATGCCGTTCAGTCCGGCACCACCGGCAAAGTCCTCATCGACGTCTCACCGCACGAGCTCGCGGCAGAATAG
- a CDS encoding TetR/AcrR family transcriptional regulator, whose protein sequence is MTTSSSLRDRSQARTRQSIIDAAYELFDERGFDAVSVSAIAERAEVGRTTFFRYFGDKQEVLFADEERVAELLIAGAAKARSAPTASLAAFYRARSALREVSVHLVAGGERFALRARLVAESPSLRDREERKLLWLTEVLAEALKQGGATAKDATLSAEIAFGVFRAARYNGSVGNGDLVRRLDDAFEWADRVFEP, encoded by the coding sequence ATGACAACTTCGTCCTCTCTTCGAGACCGCTCCCAAGCGCGGACCCGGCAGTCCATCATCGATGCCGCATACGAACTCTTTGATGAACGGGGTTTCGATGCTGTGAGCGTCTCCGCGATCGCTGAGCGTGCCGAGGTGGGGCGGACGACCTTCTTCCGCTACTTCGGCGATAAACAAGAAGTGCTCTTCGCGGACGAGGAGCGCGTCGCTGAACTGCTCATTGCTGGGGCGGCTAAGGCAAGGTCGGCGCCGACGGCGTCATTGGCGGCGTTCTATCGAGCACGAAGCGCATTACGAGAGGTGTCTGTCCATCTGGTCGCAGGCGGGGAGCGGTTTGCGCTGCGAGCTCGCCTCGTGGCTGAGAGCCCGTCTCTGAGGGACCGGGAGGAGCGGAAGCTGCTGTGGTTGACGGAGGTTCTTGCTGAAGCGTTGAAGCAGGGAGGTGCCACGGCAAAGGATGCGACGTTGTCAGCCGAGATCGCCTTCGGAGTATTTCGGGCCGCCAGATATAACGGTTCGGTGGGCAATGGCGACCTCGTTCGGCGCCTCGACGACGCTTTCGAGTGGGCAGATCGAGTGTTTGAGCCGTAA
- a CDS encoding DMT family transporter yields the protein MSWLYLALAVVFEIVVGVSADKADGFKHLWWTAAALVSGAIATLFLSLALLTFDVGVGYALWTSLAEVGIVIVGVLFLSQKLTWRAMLGIAVILTGVIGLNLS from the coding sequence ATGAGCTGGCTCTACTTGGCCCTCGCGGTTGTATTCGAGATAGTCGTCGGGGTTTCCGCCGACAAGGCAGACGGTTTCAAGCACCTCTGGTGGACGGCGGCTGCCCTCGTCAGCGGCGCGATCGCGACTCTATTCCTCAGTCTCGCCCTGCTCACTTTCGATGTCGGCGTCGGCTACGCGCTGTGGACCTCGCTCGCCGAGGTGGGAATCGTTATCGTCGGCGTGCTCTTCTTATCCCAGAAGCTCACGTGGAGAGCGATGCTCGGCATAGCCGTCATCCTCACGGGAGTCATCGGTCTCAACTTGTCGTGA
- a CDS encoding PDDEXK nuclease domain-containing protein: MAHSLTKDPFVFDFLALGHDVDERHIEQALVDRMVEVLRELGPGWAFVDRQRHIHVDGRDFYIDLLFFHVEQLRYIVVELKAGPFTPEQTGQLGFYVSIVDDLIRKKQHAPTVGILLVSDKSEAVVRYTLSGTSRPLAVSSYTYEALPDREKDSLPAAERLKRALRAPIPGKQQKSTEV; encoded by the coding sequence ATGGCGCACAGTCTGACAAAGGATCCGTTCGTCTTCGATTTTCTGGCGTTGGGGCATGACGTTGACGAACGCCACATCGAGCAGGCTCTGGTGGACCGAATGGTCGAAGTCCTGCGGGAGCTCGGTCCGGGATGGGCTTTCGTCGACCGACAACGGCATATTCACGTCGACGGTCGGGACTTCTACATCGATCTTCTCTTCTTTCATGTAGAACAGTTGCGTTACATCGTCGTCGAGCTGAAAGCCGGACCTTTCACACCCGAACAAACCGGCCAGCTGGGTTTCTATGTCAGCATCGTCGACGACTTGATCAGAAAGAAGCAGCACGCGCCAACTGTGGGGATCCTGCTGGTGTCCGATAAGAGTGAGGCAGTAGTCAGATACACATTGAGCGGAACGAGCAGGCCACTCGCCGTCAGCTCGTACACCTACGAAGCGCTCCCCGATAGGGAGAAGGACTCCCTGCCTGCGGCCGAGAGGCTGAAACGCGCTCTCCGCGCACCGATACCCGGAAAACAGCAGAAATCTACAGAAGTCTGA
- a CDS encoding putative quinol monooxygenase gives MIFIVVKYDVKPESVEKFPEAVRAFTEATRAEPGNLWFEWSKSLENPNEYVLVEAFTDEGAEPHVNSDHFAAGLEAMRPHLISTPKIVSRKIDGEGWDEMGELKID, from the coding sequence ATGATCTTCATCGTCGTGAAGTATGACGTGAAGCCCGAAAGCGTCGAGAAGTTCCCCGAGGCCGTGCGCGCTTTCACCGAGGCGACCCGTGCGGAACCGGGCAACCTGTGGTTCGAATGGTCGAAGAGCCTGGAGAACCCGAACGAGTACGTCCTCGTCGAGGCATTCACCGACGAAGGTGCCGAACCGCACGTCAACAGCGATCACTTCGCCGCAGGCCTCGAGGCCATGCGTCCGCACCTGATCTCGACCCCGAAGATCGTCTCCCGCAAGATCGACGGCGAAGGCTGGGACGAGATGGGCGAGCTGAAGATCGACTGA
- a CDS encoding class I SAM-dependent methyltransferase: MSFDHQWDKVRRANPDHSANYAQRWRKMVAAGHDIGGEARFVNAMSPRGARILDAGCGTGRVGGLLIEEGHTVYGVDLDEFLISVAEEDYPSGEWHTGDLADFDFAEANITDIDVAFCAGQVMSFLDPASRRQTLDNINSTLKHGGRFVSGFGAGRGYDFDDFAEDIKAVGMYVDQRFSTWELHPFEPGSDFLVLIAQRL; this comes from the coding sequence ATGAGCTTCGATCATCAGTGGGATAAGGTACGCAGGGCGAATCCTGATCATTCGGCGAACTATGCGCAGCGGTGGCGCAAAATGGTGGCCGCCGGTCACGACATCGGGGGAGAGGCCCGCTTCGTCAACGCGATGTCACCGCGCGGTGCCAGGATCCTCGACGCCGGCTGCGGAACCGGACGGGTCGGAGGTCTGCTCATCGAGGAAGGCCACACCGTCTACGGCGTCGACCTCGACGAATTCCTCATCTCCGTCGCCGAGGAGGACTATCCGAGCGGTGAATGGCACACCGGCGACCTCGCCGACTTCGACTTCGCCGAGGCGAACATCACCGACATCGACGTGGCCTTCTGCGCCGGACAGGTGATGTCGTTCCTCGACCCCGCCTCTCGGCGACAGACCCTGGACAACATCAATTCCACGCTCAAGCACGGCGGTCGGTTCGTCTCCGGCTTCGGTGCCGGACGCGGCTACGATTTCGACGACTTCGCCGAGGACATCAAGGCCGTCGGGATGTACGTCGACCAGCGGTTCTCGACCTGGGAACTCCACCCGTTCGAGCCGGGCAGCGACTTCCTCGTGCTCATCGCCCAGCGGCTGTGA
- a CDS encoding class I SAM-dependent DNA methyltransferase: MGISAYEDDLLAAIYDEDNPDGPDHDYFRALADELSAATITDLGCGTGILTVTLSGAGRRIIGIDPVAAMLSRAAARPGGTGVEWRLGMSELIDRDANDLIIMSGNVAMHILGNEWTTSLVDITRGLRPGGRLVFESRNPQARGWTAWNAPAEVRQTAVGRLRESATASQPDGNGIVTMVCSNDFIDAGHAVETTLRLQFRSHETLTRDLEAAGLQMDRVWSDWQRTPFTGTAAEQLMVIEAVKPAT; the protein is encoded by the coding sequence GTGGGCATCTCGGCCTATGAGGATGACCTCCTCGCCGCGATCTACGACGAGGACAATCCCGATGGACCGGATCATGACTACTTTCGAGCGCTTGCTGATGAGCTGTCCGCAGCGACTATCACCGACCTCGGCTGTGGAACAGGAATTCTCACGGTCACCCTGTCCGGTGCTGGCCGCAGAATAATCGGCATCGACCCGGTTGCTGCCATGCTGTCGCGCGCAGCAGCTCGCCCGGGCGGCACAGGGGTCGAATGGCGATTGGGTATGTCTGAGCTGATCGACCGTGACGCCAACGATCTGATCATCATGAGTGGGAACGTCGCCATGCATATCCTCGGAAATGAGTGGACGACCAGTCTCGTCGATATTACGCGAGGGCTGAGACCGGGCGGCCGGCTCGTGTTCGAATCCCGCAATCCGCAGGCACGGGGATGGACCGCGTGGAATGCTCCGGCCGAAGTACGGCAAACGGCGGTCGGCAGACTGAGAGAGTCGGCGACTGCTTCTCAGCCGGACGGGAACGGAATCGTGACCATGGTCTGCTCGAACGATTTCATCGATGCCGGACACGCCGTCGAAACCACGCTTCGACTGCAGTTCCGATCACACGAGACCCTGACGCGGGACCTGGAAGCGGCCGGGTTGCAGATGGACCGTGTGTGGAGTGATTGGCAACGGACACCTTTCACTGGCACGGCCGCAGAACAGCTGATGGTCATCGAAGCGGTCAAGCCGGCGACTTGA
- a CDS encoding universal stress protein, producing MSAQSRQAEARPTEARPTESGLNRELGVLVGFDGSELAAQAVRFGAAEARSRSIPLTVVTAYALPTMIYPNMASIPNEPEDDRAKRAAEETLAEAVELVRDHPGEKSFRTAPGDAAGVLVTLSSSAEIAVVGARGRGGFMGRVLGSVSTALPAHAHCPTIVVPHHATAIDAADGPVIVAVDGSDTGRVAMFTAAAEAAVRGAALEVVAVLPAGEEWLYWYPELELSSEVTGRRQKQIAAGLEKEATELGEQFPDLPVSASVPVGDPKEVLADASGRARLLVMGTRGRGRIKSALLGSVSRGVLDHAAGPVMVVPS from the coding sequence ATGTCTGCCCAGTCCCGCCAAGCCGAAGCACGTCCCACCGAAGCACGTCCCACCGAGTCGGGTCTCAACCGCGAACTCGGGGTCCTCGTCGGATTCGACGGCTCCGAACTCGCCGCCCAGGCTGTGCGCTTCGGAGCCGCCGAAGCACGGAGCCGGTCCATCCCGCTGACCGTCGTCACCGCGTATGCGCTGCCGACGATGATCTACCCGAACATGGCCTCCATCCCCAACGAACCCGAAGACGACCGGGCGAAGAGGGCAGCGGAGGAGACCCTCGCCGAGGCGGTCGAACTCGTTCGCGATCACCCGGGTGAGAAGAGCTTCCGCACTGCTCCCGGCGACGCCGCCGGGGTGCTCGTCACCCTCAGCTCATCAGCCGAGATCGCCGTCGTCGGCGCCCGCGGCCGCGGCGGCTTCATGGGGCGCGTCCTCGGTTCGGTGTCCACCGCCCTTCCCGCGCATGCGCACTGCCCGACCATCGTTGTGCCGCACCACGCCACGGCCATCGATGCCGCCGACGGTCCCGTGATCGTCGCCGTCGACGGTTCGGACACGGGCCGGGTCGCGATGTTCACCGCGGCCGCCGAGGCTGCCGTCCGCGGGGCGGCTCTCGAGGTCGTCGCGGTGCTGCCCGCCGGTGAGGAATGGCTCTATTGGTACCCCGAGCTCGAACTCAGCTCCGAGGTCACCGGACGCCGACAGAAGCAGATCGCCGCCGGGCTCGAGAAGGAGGCTACCGAGCTGGGTGAGCAGTTCCCGGACCTGCCTGTGTCCGCCTCGGTGCCGGTGGGCGATCCCAAGGAGGTCCTCGCCGATGCCAGCGGGCGCGCACGGCTGCTGGTCATGGGCACCCGCGGGCGTGGGCGGATCAAGTCCGCCCTGCTCGGCTCGGTCTCCCGCGGTGTCCTCGACCATGCTGCAGGCCCGGTGATGGTCGTTCCCAGCTGA
- a CDS encoding DMT family transporter — MTVPTSSSASYETGHKGRGWSVLLIAGGFEIGYALSVKGSVGFTNPVWSFAAVVFFLLTMLFLSLALKHIDVGIGYAVWTGIGAVGAAVLGPVFYDESLTWTKALWLAAIIAGAVWLKQAGDTTPVAIEQAEH; from the coding sequence ATGACCGTTCCAACCTCATCTTCCGCTTCTTATGAGACCGGACATAAGGGTCGCGGTTGGAGTGTCCTGCTGATCGCCGGCGGCTTCGAAATCGGGTACGCTCTGTCAGTCAAAGGCAGCGTCGGGTTCACCAACCCGGTCTGGTCGTTCGCAGCCGTCGTGTTCTTCCTCCTCACCATGCTCTTTCTCAGCCTTGCGCTCAAACACATCGACGTCGGCATCGGATACGCGGTGTGGACCGGCATCGGAGCTGTCGGCGCCGCTGTGCTTGGCCCAGTGTTCTACGACGAGAGCCTGACCTGGACCAAGGCTCTCTGGCTGGCAGCGATCATCGCTGGAGCAGTATGGCTCAAACAAGCAGGCGACACCACTCCCGTCGCCATAGAACAGGCAGAGCACTAA
- a CDS encoding IS5 family transposase (programmed frameshift) encodes MTTQQRHRVFTDEQWEKIEPLLPSNVGKRARPFENNRRIVEGIVYRYRAGIAWRDLPREHFGPWQTVWKRHRRYAADGTWDRVLARVLSDADAAGDIDWNISVDGTINRAHQHATNTTRPDQDTGATSNYKNLPDSECEPAGHGIGRSRGGLTTKIHHAVDGKGRPLAVVVTGGQRHDGVILPQVLADIRVPRAGGGRPRTCPDAVLADRAYGSKGNRDYLRSRGIRAMIPEKKDQIATRKKRGSKGGRPPVFDAGVYRNRNVVERSFAYVKQWRGLATRYDKLAITYRAAVVISAILTWLRQ; translated from the exons GTGACTACACAGCAACGACACCGAGTCTTCACTGATGAGCAGTGGGAGAAGATTGAACCACTTCTGCCCTCGAATGTCGGCAAGAGAGCCCGACCATTTGAGAACAATCGCCGAATCGTCGAAGGAATCGTCTACCGCTACCGGGCCGGCATCGCCTGGCGCGACCTGCCACGTGAGCACTTCGGGCCCTGGCAGACAGTATGGAAACGCCACCGCCGCTACGCCGCCGACGGCACCTGGGACCGAGTCTTAGCTCGGGTGCTTTCCGATGCTGATGCTGCCGGTGACATCGATTGGAACATCTCCGTCGATGGCACCATCAATCGTGCTCACCAGCACGCGACGAACACGACCCGCCCTGACCAGGACACA GGGGCTACGTCGAATTACAAGAATCTGCCTGATTCGGAATGTGAACCCGCCGGGCACGGCATCGGTCGCTCACGTGGTGGGCTGACGACGAAGATCCATCACGCCGTCGACGGCAAGGGTCGACCTTTGGCTGTCGTGGTCACCGGCGGACAGCGTCACGACGGGGTGATCCTGCCGCAGGTCCTGGCTGATATCCGAGTACCGCGGGCTGGCGGTGGTCGTCCTCGCACGTGTCCGGACGCCGTTCTGGCGGATCGCGCTTATGGGTCCAAAGGCAACCGCGACTACCTGCGTTCGCGCGGCATCCGGGCGATGATCCCGGAGAAAAAAGACCAGATCGCGACCAGGAAGAAGCGCGGCAGCAAAGGTGGCCGGCCGCCAGTGTTCGACGCCGGTGTCTACCGGAACCGCAACGTCGTGGAGCGCTCGTTTGCCTACGTCAAGCAATGGCGGGGGTTAGCGACGAGATACGACAAGCTCGCCATCACGTATCGAGCGGCTGTCGTGATCAGCGCGATCCTGACATGGCTCCGCCAATAA
- a CDS encoding Dabb family protein, with product MIHHIIRFTVKPGVSNEQLDELLSSLGRQATEVPTVASVHVGRVHGERHTWGANFVLRDLDAYWEFITHPAHLETDKIGWPLLDDFTMFDIVEDTDPTIGEAISALHERRLREIPELSDVVAPPRNARQKQA from the coding sequence ATGATTCACCACATCATTCGATTCACCGTCAAACCGGGAGTGTCGAACGAACAGCTCGATGAACTTCTCAGCAGCCTCGGACGACAAGCCACTGAAGTGCCGACGGTTGCTTCTGTTCACGTTGGTCGGGTGCACGGCGAACGCCACACCTGGGGCGCGAACTTCGTACTCAGAGACCTCGACGCCTACTGGGAGTTCATCACTCATCCCGCCCATTTGGAGACTGACAAGATCGGGTGGCCCCTGCTCGATGACTTCACGATGTTCGACATCGTCGAAGACACAGACCCGACGATCGGCGAGGCGATCTCGGCTCTACACGAACGCCGTCTGCGAGAGATCCCAGAACTGTCGGATGTGGTGGCACCACCGCGTAATGCCAGACAGAAGCAGGCTTGA
- a CDS encoding ABC transporter ATP-binding protein, translating into MALPITARGYAWTHADRDTPAVGPLDLDIAAGSTVLLLGPSGAGKTTLLHAIAGVLPTESGEAAGELLIGGAVPDPRRGDTGIVLQDPESQVIFSRVGDDVAFGMENLGVPARDIEVRIPASLAAMGLDLREDRPTAALSGGQKQRLALAGIHAMSPEVIVLDEPTANIDPESAPSVRDAILALRAATSATMIIVEHRVGLWLEFVDTVIILGREGVVAQGAPREVFGDPDLAGLLREGGIWVPEDPEAAEVAAQASVTRLPSPAGARATSAAPGEVLLRTRDLGVARPGAKVPAATGIDLDIRAGEAIGIVGPNGAGKSTTALTLAGLIPEFTGEVLAEVGLRDGAGRRGGANHARPYRWPSAYLAPRIGMVFQEPAHQFLTASVAAELELGPRLAGWSAGAVESRVTELLEVLGLGDLAEAHPHSLSGGEKRRLSVAAMLAPRPAVLIVDEPTFGQDALTWAGLVELFLDALTGGAAVVAVSHDHGFLDAIGARRITLGAAVESSAASSESASAAGVSAASFTRVPGSRNQVRGERVE; encoded by the coding sequence ATGGCGCTGCCGATCACGGCGCGCGGGTATGCGTGGACGCACGCCGACCGTGACACTCCTGCCGTCGGTCCCCTCGATCTCGATATCGCCGCGGGCTCGACGGTCCTGCTCCTCGGCCCCTCGGGGGCGGGGAAGACGACCCTGCTGCACGCGATCGCCGGAGTCCTGCCCACCGAATCCGGGGAGGCCGCCGGTGAGCTGCTGATCGGCGGTGCCGTCCCGGACCCGCGCCGAGGTGACACCGGGATTGTGCTCCAGGATCCCGAATCCCAGGTGATCTTCTCCCGGGTCGGCGATGACGTCGCGTTCGGGATGGAGAACCTCGGCGTGCCGGCACGTGATATCGAGGTCAGGATTCCGGCGTCGCTGGCTGCCATGGGCCTCGACCTCCGCGAGGATCGCCCCACCGCTGCCCTGTCCGGCGGGCAGAAGCAGCGCCTCGCTCTGGCCGGCATCCATGCGATGTCGCCCGAGGTCATCGTCCTCGACGAACCGACAGCGAACATCGATCCCGAATCCGCCCCGAGCGTGCGGGATGCGATCCTCGCCCTCCGGGCCGCCACCTCGGCGACGATGATCATCGTCGAACATCGGGTGGGGCTGTGGCTCGAGTTCGTCGACACCGTCATCATCCTCGGGCGCGAGGGTGTAGTGGCCCAGGGCGCACCACGCGAGGTCTTCGGGGACCCGGACCTGGCCGGGCTGCTGCGTGAGGGTGGGATCTGGGTGCCCGAGGATCCCGAGGCCGCCGAGGTGGCCGCCCAGGCCTCGGTCACTCGGCTCCCCTCCCCTGCGGGCGCACGGGCCACCTCAGCGGCTCCCGGTGAGGTGCTGTTGCGCACGCGCGACCTGGGCGTCGCCCGGCCCGGCGCGAAAGTACCTGCGGCCACGGGCATCGATCTCGACATCCGTGCCGGTGAGGCCATCGGAATCGTCGGTCCCAACGGTGCCGGGAAGTCGACGACGGCGCTCACGCTCGCCGGACTCATTCCCGAGTTCACCGGTGAGGTCCTCGCCGAGGTGGGCCTGCGGGACGGGGCCGGTCGCCGAGGCGGGGCGAACCATGCCCGCCCGTATCGGTGGCCCTCGGCCTACTTGGCTCCGCGCATCGGGATGGTCTTCCAGGAGCCCGCGCATCAGTTCCTCACCGCGAGCGTGGCCGCCGAACTCGAGCTCGGCCCCAGGCTGGCGGGCTGGTCGGCCGGCGCCGTCGAGTCCCGGGTGACCGAACTGCTCGAGGTGCTCGGCCTCGGCGATCTGGCCGAGGCGCATCCGCACAGTCTCTCCGGCGGGGAGAAGCGCCGGCTCTCAGTCGCGGCGATGCTCGCCCCGCGCCCGGCGGTCCTCATCGTCGACGAACCGACGTTCGGTCAGGATGCGCTGACCTGGGCCGGCCTCGTCGAACTCTTCCTCGATGCGCTGACCGGAGGGGCGGCGGTGGTCGCGGTCAGTCACGATCATGGCTTCCTCGATGCCATCGGTGCCCGCAGGATCACCCTCGGCGCAGCTGTGGAATCGTCCGCCGCTTCGTCCGAGAGTGCTTCCGCTGCAGGTGTGTCCGCCGCTTCATTTACGCGTGTGCCGGGTTCCCGGAACCAGGTGAGAGGTGAGCGCGTTGAGTGA